In the Orenia marismortui DSM 5156 genome, one interval contains:
- the glgA gene encoding glycogen synthase GlgA, with protein MKKLKVLFVSSELSPFIKTGGLADVAGALPKELKKLVHDVRVVMPQYSQIPSKYIQNLEHLIHFRTRVVWRNEYVGVNKLDNKGIITYFIDNKSYFHRDNIYENEDKYLQFAYFCRAVLEMLPKINFKADIIHCNDWHTGPLSIMLKDNYQKYNFYKDIKTVYTIHNLRYQGVFSRRILEDVLGIDHKYWDLGVIEHDNCINYMKMGIEASDLITTVSNTYAKEIKTAEYGEGLDYVMRMNGDDLYGILNGISYKDNDPAVDNRIYSNYDIDNLEGKYENKIKLQEEMGLPQKADIPVIGLISRLVDQKGLDLIALVIDELMQEDIQLVMLGTGSFKYEEMFKEMSRLYPNKVAANIKYDATLAQKIYAGSDMFLMPSKFEPCGLGQLFSLRYGTIPIVRETGGLKDTIQSYNEVNGEGNGFSFTHYNEKDMLYTIKRAISFYYKREVWRKMVENAMKNDFSWTNSAERYIELYNKLLTD; from the coding sequence ATGAAGAAATTAAAAGTATTATTTGTATCTTCAGAGCTTTCACCTTTTATTAAGACAGGAGGTCTTGCTGATGTTGCAGGTGCTTTACCTAAAGAACTTAAAAAATTAGTTCATGATGTTAGGGTAGTTATGCCACAGTATAGTCAAATTCCTAGCAAGTACATTCAGAATTTAGAGCATCTAATCCATTTTAGGACTAGAGTTGTCTGGAGAAATGAGTACGTAGGAGTCAATAAATTAGATAATAAAGGTATAATAACTTATTTTATAGATAACAAAAGTTATTTCCACCGTGATAATATTTATGAGAATGAAGATAAATATCTTCAATTTGCTTATTTTTGTAGAGCGGTATTAGAAATGTTACCTAAGATTAATTTTAAAGCAGATATTATTCATTGTAATGATTGGCATACAGGTCCATTAAGTATTATGCTTAAGGATAATTATCAGAAGTATAATTTTTATAAAGATATTAAGACTGTCTATACAATTCATAATCTTCGCTATCAAGGAGTATTTTCTAGAAGAATTCTTGAAGATGTTTTAGGTATAGATCATAAGTATTGGGATTTGGGGGTGATTGAACATGATAATTGTATAAATTATATGAAGATGGGGATTGAGGCATCTGATTTAATTACTACTGTAAGTAATACTTATGCTAAGGAGATTAAAACAGCCGAATATGGTGAGGGTCTAGACTATGTTATGAGAATGAATGGTGATGATTTATATGGGATTTTAAATGGAATTAGTTATAAAGATAATGATCCTGCTGTTGATAATAGAATTTATAGCAATTATGATATTGATAATTTAGAAGGCAAGTATGAGAATAAGATAAAATTGCAAGAGGAGATGGGATTGCCTCAAAAAGCAGATATCCCTGTAATAGGTCTGATTTCTAGACTAGTAGATCAAAAAGGATTAGATTTAATTGCATTGGTTATTGATGAACTGATGCAAGAGGATATTCAACTGGTTATGTTAGGAACTGGATCTTTTAAATATGAAGAGATGTTTAAAGAGATGTCTAGACTTTATCCTAATAAGGTGGCTGCAAATATTAAATATGATGCTACCTTAGCCCAGAAGATATATGCAGGTAGTGATATGTTTTTAATGCCATCAAAATTTGAACCCTGTGGATTAGGTCAATTATTTAGCTTAAGGTATGGTACTATACCAATTGTGAGGGAGACAGGAGGATTAAAGGATACTATTCAATCCTATAATGAAGTAAATGGTGAGGGGAATGGATTCAGTTTTACCCACTATAATGAGAAGGATATGCTATATACCATTAAAAGAGCAATTAGTTTTTATTATAAAAGAGAAGTATGGAGAAAGATGGTAGAAAATGCTATGAAAAATGATTTTAGCTGGACTAATTCAGCTGAA
- a CDS encoding glycoside hydrolase family 3 protein — protein sequence MYNKRLYFFYLSLILIILSVGCMKQEKSVSVLEIDSVYKDPNINIEKRVDNLLSQMTLEEKIGQMVQADRQGVYSGDIKRYKLGSILSGGGSVPNPNTPKAWADMYDQFQKEALSTRLGIPIIYGIDAVHGHNNVKGATIFPHNIGLGATRDADLVEEVARVTAKEVAATGLDWTFAPTVAVSRDERWGRAYESFGESPKLQELLAGAYVRGLQGKSNSMSGENVVATAKHFIGDGGTEWGTGMSYSMSDFFTVHTDVHKAGIDRGDVSLDESTLREIHLPGYIKAIEENVGTVMASFNSWKGLKMHANKYLLTDLLKDELGFKGYVVSDWEALDEIKAPNYAKKVVKAINAGVDMVMEPNKWKQFIHYPKKAVEDGDISRSRIDDAVRRILTVKFKANLFEEPFANRKLLEEGSFGSVEHREVAREAVRKSLVLLKNKNNLLPLSKEANIYVSGSNSDNIGNQCGGWTIEWQGKSGDITEGTTIKEGIEKAVTGQGKVVEEIDNADIVVVVIGEQPYTEFKGDNGELKLGETDLSALQEARKSGKPVVAIMVSGRPLIVSKEIADWDSFVAAWLPGSEGQGVADVIFGDYNFTGKLPVSWPKAINQVPININDEDYDPLFEYGYGLEMNLEE from the coding sequence TTGTATAATAAAAGATTATATTTTTTTTATCTAAGTTTAATTTTGATTATTTTATCTGTAGGCTGTATGAAGCAGGAAAAAAGTGTTTCAGTATTGGAGATAGATAGTGTTTATAAAGATCCTAATATTAATATTGAAAAGAGAGTAGATAATTTACTCAGTCAAATGACTTTAGAAGAGAAGATAGGACAGATGGTTCAGGCTGACAGACAAGGAGTATATTCAGGTGATATTAAAAGATATAAATTAGGTTCAATATTGAGTGGCGGTGGTTCTGTGCCTAATCCAAACACTCCAAAGGCTTGGGCAGATATGTATGATCAATTCCAGAAGGAAGCTTTAAGTACTAGACTTGGGATTCCTATTATCTATGGAATTGATGCTGTACATGGGCACAATAATGTTAAAGGTGCAACTATCTTCCCTCATAATATAGGATTAGGAGCTACTCGAGATGCCGATTTGGTAGAAGAAGTTGCTAGAGTAACTGCAAAAGAGGTTGCAGCTACTGGACTAGATTGGACTTTTGCTCCTACTGTTGCAGTTTCTCGTGATGAACGCTGGGGTAGAGCTTATGAAAGTTTTGGAGAAAGCCCTAAGCTACAAGAATTATTGGCTGGAGCTTATGTGAGAGGATTACAAGGTAAAAGTAATAGTATGAGTGGTGAAAATGTAGTTGCTACTGCTAAACATTTTATTGGTGATGGAGGAACTGAATGGGGTACAGGGATGTCATATTCTATGAGTGATTTTTTTACAGTTCATACAGATGTTCATAAAGCGGGGATAGATAGAGGAGATGTGAGTTTAGATGAATCAACTTTACGTGAAATCCATTTACCCGGTTATATTAAAGCTATTGAAGAGAATGTAGGAACAGTAATGGCCTCTTTTAATAGCTGGAAAGGTCTTAAGATGCATGCCAATAAGTATCTATTAACTGATCTATTAAAGGATGAGCTTGGTTTTAAAGGCTATGTTGTTTCTGATTGGGAAGCTTTAGATGAGATTAAGGCTCCTAATTATGCTAAGAAGGTTGTCAAGGCCATTAATGCAGGTGTTGATATGGTTATGGAACCAAATAAATGGAAACAATTTATTCATTATCCTAAAAAGGCGGTTGAAGATGGAGATATAAGTAGATCAAGAATTGATGATGCTGTAAGGAGAATTCTAACAGTTAAATTTAAGGCTAATCTATTTGAAGAGCCCTTTGCAAACAGAAAATTACTAGAGGAAGGTAGTTTTGGATCTGTAGAGCATAGAGAAGTAGCGAGAGAGGCTGTTAGAAAGTCATTGGTATTATTGAAGAATAAAAATAACCTTCTGCCATTATCTAAAGAGGCTAATATCTATGTATCAGGTTCTAATTCTGATAATATAGGAAATCAGTGTGGGGGATGGACTATTGAATGGCAAGGTAAGAGTGGAGATATTACTGAGGGAACTACAATAAAAGAAGGTATTGAAAAAGCAGTAACAGGTCAAGGAAAGGTAGTAGAAGAGATAGATAATGCTGATATTGTAGTAGTTGTAATTGGAGAGCAACCTTATACTGAGTTTAAAGGTGATAATGGAGAGTTAAAATTAGGTGAAACAGACCTTAGTGCTCTTCAAGAAGCAAGAAAATCTGGCAAGCCAGTCGTAGCAATTATGGTTTCTGGAAGACCATTGATTGTAAGCAAAGAGATTGCAGATTGGGATTCCTTTGTCGCTGCATGGTTACCAGGGAGTGAAGGGCAAGGAGTAGCTGATGTTATCTTTGGTGATTATAACTTCACAGGTAAATTACCTGTTTCTTGGCCAAAAGCTATAAATCAAGTTCCTATTAATATTAATGATGAAGATTATGATCCATTGTTTGAGTATGGATATGGATTAGAGATGAATTTAGAAGAATAA
- a CDS encoding methyl-accepting chemotaxis protein: MKMLKPFKEITRLTINKQFKIGFTSLLLIIFVVGFFVVSNTNQMKKEVELLNFKFVPAVKTASSIDHHLSKELKRIYGEEAGISFTDSEGLTDQERFDEIGKGIDKLKEYIKDEKTLKALNMLKAYNNDFIEINKEMKDSEGMMKNILLKDLRTLEGNINTVNEYLKEYNWNRLYKTLNDVIEESEANRKKIIIINLIGMMITFILGLTINKGIDKVTSKIKSETYQAVNKSEAVNDSAQDMKNIADELEDKVTESYEVIQNLMDGNNEISEAVEEVAIAIKEISTGITELSEKAEFISLSGKETYDTIKVTNQRIKSGSEIVNRAADAMGELQTSVAKINKFSDKIMQITDQTNLLALNAAIEAARVSFTTEGSNGTRRGEAGLGFAVVAEEIKDLANESMEANKEVKKMTDEIEDVVKVVVAMMSKSSDQEDNVVNIFSEINDLVTDITTRMEGVTNSAQDQAVASEQLSSLTEQISASSEEVSSQSQEALVSVNEMGEIIKEVTKANTDLYFKIQDQAKISKEQLNLINNVVEVNQNLK, encoded by the coding sequence ATGAAAATGCTTAAACCATTTAAAGAAATTACTAGATTAACAATTAATAAACAATTTAAAATAGGTTTTACCTCATTATTATTAATAATATTTGTTGTTGGTTTTTTTGTAGTCTCCAATACTAATCAGATGAAAAAAGAGGTTGAATTGTTGAATTTTAAGTTTGTTCCTGCTGTTAAAACTGCAAGTAGTATTGATCATCACTTATCTAAAGAACTTAAGAGAATTTATGGAGAAGAAGCAGGAATATCCTTTACAGATTCTGAGGGGCTTACAGATCAAGAACGTTTTGATGAAATAGGGAAAGGTATAGATAAATTAAAAGAATATATAAAGGATGAAAAAACCTTAAAAGCATTAAATATGTTGAAGGCTTATAATAATGATTTTATAGAAATAAATAAAGAGATGAAAGATAGTGAAGGAATGATGAAAAATATTCTCTTAAAAGATCTAAGAACATTAGAGGGTAATATTAATACAGTTAATGAATATTTAAAAGAGTATAATTGGAATAGATTATATAAAACTCTTAATGATGTTATTGAGGAATCAGAAGCAAATAGGAAGAAAATAATAATAATAAATTTAATAGGTATGATGATTACTTTTATTCTAGGCTTAACAATTAATAAAGGTATTGATAAGGTTACTAGTAAAATTAAATCTGAAACCTATCAAGCTGTTAACAAGTCAGAAGCAGTTAATGATTCTGCTCAAGATATGAAAAATATTGCCGATGAATTAGAGGATAAAGTGACTGAAAGTTATGAAGTTATTCAAAATCTTATGGATGGAAATAATGAAATCTCAGAAGCTGTAGAAGAAGTAGCTATAGCTATTAAAGAAATATCCACTGGAATTACAGAATTATCAGAAAAAGCTGAGTTTATTTCACTATCTGGTAAAGAAACTTATGATACTATCAAAGTTACTAATCAAAGAATCAAATCAGGATCAGAAATTGTTAATAGAGCAGCAGATGCTATGGGAGAATTGCAGACTAGTGTAGCGAAGATTAATAAGTTCTCAGATAAGATTATGCAGATAACAGATCAGACTAATCTATTGGCTTTAAATGCTGCTATTGAAGCAGCTAGGGTAAGTTTTACTACGGAGGGTTCTAATGGAACCCGGAGGGGAGAGGCTGGTCTAGGCTTTGCAGTAGTAGCAGAAGAAATTAAGGATTTGGCTAATGAGAGTATGGAAGCAAATAAAGAGGTTAAGAAGATGACTGATGAAATAGAAGATGTAGTAAAGGTAGTTGTAGCCATGATGTCAAAGTCTAGTGATCAAGAAGATAATGTAGTTAATATTTTTAGTGAGATTAATGATTTAGTTACTGACATCACTACTAGAATGGAGGGAGTTACTAATTCAGCTCAAGATCAAGCTGTTGCTAGTGAACAGCTAAGTTCCTTGACTGAACAAATATCTGCATCAAGTGAAGAGGTATCTAGTCAAAGTCAAGAAGCACTAGTCTCTGTAAATGAGATGGGTGAGATAATTAAGGAAGTAACAAAAGCCAATACAGATCTATATTTTAAAATTCAAGATCAGGCCAAAATATCTAAAGAACAGTTGAATTTAATCAATAATGTGGTAGAAGTTAATCAGAATTTAAAATAA
- a CDS encoding sensor domain-containing diguanylate cyclase/phosphohydrolase: MSLVILLLVIFLIYTIFQINQNRNYLSYYKNIFEDNYSVIILADPKNGDIIDVNSAALSYYGYSKREILKKNLTDINTLSFQKLLAKIRKVEDEEKNHFYFKHRLANGDIRDVEVYASLIKTKSKKLLYSIIHDITQKKQVQEEINYLTFHDTTTGLYNRNYYEETIKKLDVESNYPLSLIMGDINGLKMTNDIFGHQMGDKLLIEVADILNKSTRSSDIVVRWGGDEFCIILPQTDDKGADHVVRRIKDLCQKSNLKPIPPSISLGISTKYEFEKGIKSIEDIFKVAGKKMYENKSQIKNSSDNFLLNALINKLSETDYQRISYIESMKDMAVRLGRKLNLCQNDLEKLSLLIEFYDIGILNLTEDIANKEEILTSKEQRKVKEHSILGYHISRNFTYLNSISEYILYHHENWDGSGYPEGLKGERIPLLSRIAHVLDIYYALTYKTAYILGSHYNCYDYQNDISKEFVLKEIKDKAGTFFDPKIIEAFITLFD; the protein is encoded by the coding sequence ATGTCATTAGTTATATTACTACTGGTTATTTTTCTGATTTATACTATATTTCAGATAAATCAAAATCGAAATTATCTAAGTTATTATAAAAATATATTTGAAGATAATTATTCAGTTATTATTTTAGCTGATCCTAAAAATGGTGATATTATAGATGTTAATTCTGCTGCACTATCTTATTATGGCTATAGTAAAAGAGAAATTTTAAAGAAAAATTTAACGGATATAAATACTTTATCCTTCCAAAAATTATTGGCAAAAATAAGAAAGGTAGAGGATGAAGAAAAAAATCATTTTTATTTTAAACATAGATTGGCTAATGGAGATATAAGAGATGTAGAGGTTTATGCTAGTCTTATAAAGACTAAAAGTAAGAAACTATTATATTCAATAATTCATGATATAACCCAAAAAAAGCAAGTTCAAGAAGAAATAAACTATCTTACCTTTCATGATACAACAACTGGTCTTTATAATCGTAATTATTATGAAGAAACTATCAAAAAATTAGATGTAGAAAGTAATTATCCCCTGAGCCTAATAATGGGGGATATAAATGGTTTAAAAATGACAAATGATATCTTTGGACATCAAATGGGTGATAAATTATTAATAGAGGTAGCAGATATATTAAATAAATCGACTCGCAGCTCTGATATTGTAGTGCGTTGGGGTGGTGATGAATTTTGTATTATTCTACCTCAAACTGATGATAAAGGAGCAGATCATGTTGTCAGAAGAATTAAAGATCTATGCCAAAAGTCAAATTTAAAACCTATTCCCCCTAGTATATCTTTGGGGATTTCTACTAAATATGAATTTGAAAAAGGGATAAAATCTATAGAAGATATATTTAAGGTAGCAGGTAAAAAAATGTATGAAAATAAATCACAAATTAAAAACTCATCAGATAATTTTTTATTAAATGCTCTAATTAATAAGTTGTCTGAAACCGACTATCAAAGGATCTCTTATATAGAAAGTATGAAAGATATGGCTGTAAGACTAGGGCGTAAGTTGAATTTATGCCAGAATGATTTAGAAAAGCTATCCTTATTAATTGAATTTTATGATATAGGAATTTTAAATTTAACAGAAGATATAGCTAATAAAGAAGAAATATTGACATCTAAAGAGCAAAGAAAAGTGAAAGAACATTCTATCCTAGGTTATCATATTTCGAGAAATTTTACTTATCTAAATTCAATTTCAGAATATATATTATATCATCATGAGAATTGGGATGGTAGTGGATATCCAGAAGGATTAAAGGGAGAAAGAATTCCTCTTTTATCTCGTATTGCTCATGTTTTAGATATTTATTATGCCTTGACTTATAAGACTGCTTATATACTAGGTAGTCATTATAATTGTTATGATTATCAGAATGATATTTCTAAAGAATTTGTATTAAAAGAAATAAAGGATAAAGCAGGTACATTTTTTGATCCCAAGATAATAGAGGCTTTTATTACTTTGTTTGATTAG
- a CDS encoding carbohydrate binding domain-containing protein, which translates to MKKSFSRNRFIVLTFLLIGVMVFAGCQDDKVSRKPYLRIAFQDENQDAVEATVEVLKDGAKVAGPKTGSAVEFGLEQGNYTLKVSNEKYGTKNIDGVVINAGDLNQIVTLGAEDFAIVPNMIKNSSFDINKLGFAADPSRDSAKFNAKAAWQVFNITEYENWRPAKANYNINNGVLEFDISNVGEEFWNLQLFQTGLELVEGSTYKVTFNAWADVARDMNVKVLEDVQGGREYSKEIIDLTTDRKSYSYEFTAEGVTSNLAKIAFELGKTSNGTKGTVYFDDVVMVEVAKGEGESEGLSTEDNAPIDPADSILGNGTFDLPLSDKKPADGTGDLPSGSLDSEGSWSYYQGSGGSGSATIVNGAAKIDVNRNDAGYSVQLLQGPLTLTRGSKYKVQFKAKAKSKIDLTMKVGGVGDAAWASYVQTNNRLTTEWRTYEASFVMEKDTNANARFEFWLLNPGTYYIDDVLLVKTGEVELVEEGTLTEAEEDKLEDWKLVKEYSFDSKADLSDWEFEVGNGHANGIPGWGNNELEYYTDGENVEISDGKLVITAKEEKRRDRYGSYNYTSTRMITAGNFNQEYGKIEVRAKLPEGQGIWPAIWMLGDDIAEVGWPRSGEIDIMEMVGGGDGDSATHGTIHGPGPGGTGHGSEGSGYRLEDGSKFSEAFHNFTIEWDEDEIEWYLDGELFHVANKAEVGSTWVFDHPFYLILNIAVGGTWPGNPDETTTFPQTMEIDYIKIYEDQNPESIDGQEVWDSEYEKNWGDHSSENPNAVSAEEGVIANGNFDQEIQDKLGAPGNWYVWTGEGGAVNEYGAENGEFKIDVAALGGQSWAIQFAQNLKLSKGNYKISFKARAEEDRDIIVMVQEDGGSWTIYGETNSTLSSEMKEYSFDVSMSRDDNPKLVFSLGKTKDGVATTIYIDDVSIEQIN; encoded by the coding sequence ATGAAAAAATCATTTTCTAGAAATCGATTTATTGTATTAACATTTTTATTAATAGGAGTAATGGTCTTTGCAGGATGCCAAGATGATAAGGTTTCAAGAAAGCCTTATTTAAGAATTGCATTTCAAGATGAAAATCAAGATGCTGTAGAGGCTACTGTAGAAGTACTTAAAGATGGAGCTAAAGTTGCTGGTCCAAAAACAGGTTCTGCAGTGGAGTTTGGACTAGAACAGGGTAATTACACTTTAAAAGTAAGTAATGAAAAGTATGGAACTAAAAATATTGATGGGGTAGTAATTAATGCTGGAGATTTAAACCAGATAGTTACTTTAGGTGCAGAAGATTTTGCTATAGTACCTAACATGATTAAAAATAGTAGCTTTGATATAAATAAGCTTGGATTTGCTGCAGATCCTAGTAGAGATTCTGCTAAATTTAATGCTAAAGCTGCCTGGCAGGTATTTAATATTACAGAGTATGAGAATTGGAGACCTGCTAAAGCAAACTATAATATAAATAACGGTGTTTTAGAGTTTGATATTAGTAATGTAGGTGAGGAATTTTGGAACTTACAATTATTCCAAACTGGTTTAGAGTTAGTAGAAGGTTCAACTTATAAGGTAACTTTTAATGCTTGGGCAGATGTTGCTAGAGATATGAATGTAAAGGTTCTAGAAGATGTCCAAGGTGGAAGAGAATACAGTAAAGAGATTATTGATCTAACAACAGATAGAAAGAGCTATAGTTATGAATTTACTGCTGAAGGTGTAACTTCAAATCTAGCTAAGATTGCTTTTGAATTAGGAAAGACGTCTAATGGAACAAAAGGTACAGTTTATTTTGATGATGTAGTTATGGTTGAAGTGGCTAAAGGTGAGGGTGAATCAGAAGGTTTAAGTACAGAAGATAATGCACCTATTGATCCTGCCGATAGTATTTTAGGTAATGGTACTTTTGATCTGCCTTTATCAGATAAAAAACCAGCTGATGGTACTGGAGATCTTCCATCAGGAAGTCTAGATTCAGAGGGAAGCTGGTCTTATTATCAAGGTAGTGGTGGTTCAGGAAGTGCTACTATAGTTAATGGAGCTGCTAAGATTGATGTTAATAGAAATGATGCAGGTTATTCTGTTCAACTATTACAAGGTCCACTTACTTTAACTAGAGGAAGTAAGTACAAAGTTCAATTTAAGGCTAAAGCTAAGTCTAAAATAGACTTAACTATGAAAGTTGGTGGAGTAGGAGATGCAGCTTGGGCATCATATGTTCAAACCAACAATAGATTAACAACTGAATGGCGTACTTATGAAGCAAGTTTTGTGATGGAGAAAGATACTAATGCTAATGCTCGCTTTGAGTTTTGGTTACTAAATCCTGGTACTTATTATATCGATGATGTTCTTTTAGTTAAGACAGGAGAAGTAGAGTTGGTTGAAGAGGGCACATTAACTGAAGCAGAGGAAGATAAGCTAGAGGATTGGAAGCTTGTTAAAGAGTATAGCTTTGATTCTAAGGCAGACTTATCTGACTGGGAATTTGAGGTAGGAAATGGTCATGCCAATGGTATCCCAGGCTGGGGTAATAATGAATTAGAGTATTATACTGATGGTGAAAATGTAGAGATATCAGATGGTAAGTTAGTGATTACTGCTAAAGAGGAAAAAAGAAGAGATAGATATGGAAGCTATAACTATACTTCAACTAGAATGATTACAGCAGGTAATTTCAATCAAGAATATGGAAAGATTGAAGTAAGAGCTAAACTTCCAGAAGGTCAAGGTATCTGGCCTGCAATCTGGATGTTAGGTGATGATATTGCTGAAGTAGGTTGGCCAAGATCTGGTGAGATAGATATTATGGAAATGGTTGGTGGAGGAGATGGAGACTCTGCTACTCATGGAACAATTCATGGACCAGGACCTGGTGGAACTGGACATGGTAGTGAAGGTAGTGGATACAGATTAGAAGATGGAAGCAAGTTTTCTGAAGCTTTCCATAACTTTACTATAGAGTGGGATGAAGATGAGATTGAATGGTATCTTGATGGAGAATTATTCCATGTTGCAAATAAGGCCGAAGTAGGTAGTACTTGGGTATTTGATCACCCATTCTACTTGATCTTAAATATTGCTGTAGGTGGAACATGGCCAGGAAATCCTGATGAAACAACAACTTTCCCACAGACTATGGAGATAGATTATATTAAAATTTATGAAGATCAAAATCCAGAATCAATTGATGGTCAAGAGGTATGGGATAGTGAATATGAGAAGAATTGGGGAGATCATAGCTCAGAAAACCCTAATGCTGTCTCTGCTGAAGAAGGTGTAATTGCTAATGGTAATTTTGATCAAGAAATTCAAGACAAGTTAGGTGCTCCAGGTAACTGGTATGTATGGACTGGTGAAGGTGGGGCAGTTAATGAATATGGTGCAGAAAATGGTGAATTTAAGATTGATGTGGCTGCTCTTGGAGGTCAAAGTTGGGCAATTCAATTTGCACAAAATTTAAAATTGAGCAAAGGAAATTACAAAATTTCTTTCAAAGCAAGAGCAGAAGAAGATAGAGATATAATAGTAATGGTACAAGAAGATGGAGGATCATGGACTATATATGGTGAAACTAATTCCACTCTTAGTAGTGAGATGAAAGAGTATAGTTTTGATGTATCAATGAGTAGAGATGATAATCCAAAGTTAGTATTTAGTTTAGGAAAAACTAAAGATGGAGTAGCAACTACAATTTATATTGATGATGTAAGTATTGAACAGATCAATTAA
- a CDS encoding glycoside hydrolase family 30 protein: MKLDKITVIQTAKDTDDRLTEKEALSFQQDYTKKIPTVEINRNKKFQEIIGFGGAFTEAASSTLDQLSPEKRQEAIDAYFDPDEGINYTFCRTHINSCDFSLGNYAYTETPGDVELKDFTIERDRKSLLPLIKDALKTKGENFKLFASPWSPPAWMKTNERMNNGGSLKDEYKEVWAKYFAKYIKEYKKEGIDIWGVTIQNEPMATTPWDNCIYTDEQERDFVKILGPTLKEEGLEDVKIMVWDHNKDIMKSRVDTIMSDPEAAKWVWGVGFHWYGPEDSKSTVDNGVLDYTYETYNTNLVFTEGCNPYYNIDTDNLIGEWWTGEKYARHIIADLNHWTVAWCDWNMYLNEEGGPNHVGNLCDAPIMADREKDILYYNTPYYYMGHFSKYILPGAKRIEWKSDLEELNITAFENTDGSIAVVVMNESDKEEVFALKDGEKVVELVIPAHSIQTLLY; encoded by the coding sequence ATGAAGCTAGATAAAATTACAGTAATTCAAACAGCAAAAGATACAGATGATAGATTAACAGAAAAGGAAGCTTTATCCTTTCAACAAGACTATACTAAAAAAATCCCTACTGTAGAGATTAATAGAAATAAGAAATTCCAAGAGATTATTGGTTTTGGAGGAGCCTTTACAGAAGCAGCTTCTTCAACTCTTGATCAATTAAGTCCTGAAAAACGACAAGAAGCCATAGATGCTTATTTTGATCCAGATGAGGGAATTAATTATACATTTTGTAGAACTCATATCAACAGTTGTGACTTCTCCTTAGGGAACTATGCTTATACTGAGACCCCTGGTGATGTAGAGTTGAAAGATTTTACAATTGAAAGAGATAGAAAGTCTTTGCTTCCTTTGATTAAAGATGCTTTGAAGACTAAAGGAGAAAACTTCAAATTATTTGCTTCTCCCTGGAGTCCTCCTGCTTGGATGAAGACTAATGAGAGAATGAATAATGGTGGTAGCCTAAAAGATGAATATAAAGAAGTATGGGCTAAATATTTTGCTAAGTATATTAAAGAGTATAAAAAAGAAGGTATAGATATTTGGGGAGTAACAATTCAGAATGAACCAATGGCTACAACTCCTTGGGATAATTGTATTTATACTGATGAGCAAGAAAGAGACTTTGTTAAGATTTTAGGACCAACCTTGAAAGAAGAGGGTCTAGAAGATGTGAAGATTATGGTCTGGGATCATAATAAAGATATTATGAAGTCAAGAGTGGATACTATTATGTCTGACCCTGAAGCTGCTAAATGGGTTTGGGGAGTAGGATTTCACTGGTATGGTCCTGAAGACAGCAAATCTACAGTAGATAATGGTGTATTAGATTATACCTATGAGACTTATAATACCAATCTAGTATTTACTGAAGGATGTAATCCTTATTATAATATCGATACTGATAATTTAATTGGTGAATGGTGGACTGGTGAGAAGTATGCTCGCCATATTATTGCTGATCTAAATCATTGGACTGTAGCTTGGTGTGATTGGAATATGTACTTAAATGAAGAAGGTGGACCAAATCATGTAGGGAATCTTTGTGATGCACCTATTATGGCAGATAGAGAGAAAGATATTCTATATTATAATACACCTTATTACTATATGGGGCATTTCAGTAAATATATCCTTCCAGGTGCAAAAAGGATTGAATGGAAGTCTGATTTAGAAGAATTAAATATTACTGCTTTTGAAAATACCGATGGAAGTATAGCCGTTGTAGTAATGAATGAAAGTGATAAAGAAGAAGTATTTGCATTAAAGGATGGAGAGAAGGTTGTAGAATTAGTGATCCCAGCTCATTCTATTCAGACTTTATTGTATTAG